A single Phragmites australis chromosome 4, lpPhrAust1.1, whole genome shotgun sequence DNA region contains:
- the LOC133915604 gene encoding HMG-Y-related protein A-like, with the protein MATSSSGDDSPHASSDLVPPSYPEMIVAAIASLAEENGSSQAAIARRIEAEARGDLPASHPALVAAHLSRMSAAGELVAVAGGKYALPPPPPPPPPAAPDSPAEDDDCPDEEAPLPVPQPPAKRGRGRPPKARPPGFPAAGSGAALPAPFGVPGAADSPAAAPRRRGRPPKPRDPHAPPKIPRPRGRPRKNPLPEGMMAPRPRPGAPTTAKPRPQFAEVGFV; encoded by the exons ATGGCCACTTCATCCAGTGGCGACGACTCGCCCCACGCCTCCTCGGACCTCGTGCCACCCTCCTACCCCGAG ATGATCGTGGCGGCGATCGCGTCGCTGGCGGAGGAGAACGGTTCCAGCCAGGCCGCCATCGCGCGCCGCATCGAGGCGGAGGCCCGCGGCGACCTCCCGGCCTCGCACCCGGCGCTTGTCGCCGCCCACCTCTCACGCATGTCCGCCGCCGGGGAGCTGGTCGCCGTCGCGGGGGGGAAGTACGCgctgcccccgcccccgcccccgcccccaccGGCGGCGCCGGACTCCCCCGCCGAAGACGACGACTGCCCCGATGAGGAGGCGCCGCTGCCGGTGCCACAGCCGCCCGCCAAGCGCGGGCGCGGCAGGCCCCCGAAGGCGCGCCCCCCGGGCTTCCCCGCTGCCGGGTCGGGAGCTGCCCTCCCCGCCCCCTTCGGCGTGCCTGGCGCCGCCgactcccccgccgccgcgccgcgccggcgGGGCCGCCCGCCCAAGCCGCGGGACCCGCACGCGCCGCCCAAGATCCCGCGCCCACGGGGGCGGCCGCGCAAGAACCCGCTCCCGGAGGGGATGATggcgccgcggccgcgcccCGGCGCGCCGACGACGGCTAAACCGCGCCCGCAGTTCGCCGAGGTCGGCTTCGTGTGA
- the LOC133915605 gene encoding coatomer subunit alpha-3-like: protein MLTKFETKSNRVKGLSFHPRRPWILASLHSGVIQMWDYRMGTLLDRFDEHDGPVRGVHFHATQPLFVSGGDDYKIKVWNYKTHRCLFTLHGHLDYIRTVQFHHEYPWIVSASDDQTIRIWNWQSRTCVAVLTGHNHYVMCASFHLKEDLVVSASLDQTVRVWDIGALRKKTVSPADDILRLTQMNTDLFGGVDAVVKYVLEGHDRGVNWASFHPTLPLIVSGADDRQVKLWRMNDTKAWEVDTLRGHMNNVSCVMFHAKQDIIVSNSEDKSIRIWDATKRTGMQTFRREHDRFWILAAHPEMNLLAAGHDSGMIVFKLERERPAFCVSGDTMFYVKDRFLRFFEYSTQKEVQVAPIRRPGSVSLNQSPRTLSYSPTENAVLICSDVDGGSYELYMVPKDSAGRADYLQEAKKGAGGSAVFVARNRFAVLEKSSNHVLVKNLKNEIVKKSPLPIATDAIYYAGTGNLLCKAEDRVTIFDLQQRLVLGELQTPAVKYVVWSSDMESVALLSKHAVVIANKKLVHRCTLHETIRVKSGAWDENGVFIYTTLNHMKYCLPNGDSGIIKTLDVPIYITRVVENNISCLDRDGKNKLITVDVSEYIFKLALLRKRYDHVMSMIKNSQLCGQAMISYLQQKGFPEVALHFVKDEKTRFNLALESGNIQIAVASAKEIDDKDHWYRLGIEALRQGNVGIVEYAYQRTKSFERLAFLYLITGYLDKVGFMCKIAGQNNNLMGQFHNALYLGDAKKRVEILENTGQLPLAYVTASTHGLTEIAERLAADLGENVPSLPEGKSRSLLIPPAPLTACGDWPLLRVMRGIFEGGLDATGKAEFEEDDEAAGADWGDEDLDIVDASEVVANGGDGFDVEEGEPNEEDGEEGGWDLEDLELPPETETPKAAGNARSAVFVTPAPGMPVNQIWTQKSSLAGEHAAAGNFDTAMRLLSRQLGIKNFAPLKPLFLDLHMGSHSYLRALAAAPVISVAVEKGWSESASPNVRGPPALVFSFSQMEDRLKAAYKATTEGKFPEALRQFLNILHTIPVIVVDSRREVDEVKELIEIVREYVLGLKMELKRKELKDDVTRQQELAAYFTNCKLQRVHMRLVLASAMALCFKQKNYATAAHFARMLLENSPSEVQAKKARQVLQACKDMDDTHPLNYDFRNPFVVCGATFVPIYRGQKDVSCPYCGSRFVPSVEGQLCTICELATVGADASGLLCSPTQFR from the exons ATGCTGACCAAGTTCGAGACGAAGAGCAACCGGGTGAAGGGCCTGAGCTTCCACCCGCGGCGGCCATGGATCCTGGCGAGCCTCCACAGCGGGGTGATCCAGATGTGGGACTACCGCATGGGCACCCTCCTCGACCGCTTCGACGAGCACGACGGGCCCGTCCGCGGCGTCCACTTCCACGCCACCCAGCCGCTCTTCgtctccggag GTGATGATTATAAGATTAAGGTCTGGAATTACAAGACACACCGCTGCCTCTTCACACTTCATGGGCACCTTGACTACATTCGCACTGTGCAATTCCATCATGAGTATCCATGGATTGTAAGTGCTAGCGATGATCAGACAATCCGGATCTGGAACTGGCAGTCACGCACCTGTGTGGCCGTGCTGACTGGGCATAACCACTATGTCATGTGTGCATCTTTCCATCTCAAAGAGGACCTGGTTGTATCGGCATCACTTGATCAGACTGTACGTGTCTGGGATATTGGAGCTCTGAGGAAGAAGACAGTGTCACCTGCAGATGACATCCTCCGTCTCACCCAGATGAACACAGATCTGTTTGGAGGTGTTGATGCAGTAGTGAAATATGTCTTGGAAGGCCATGACCGTGGGGTCAACTGGGCCTCATTTCATCCCACGTTGCCACTCATTGTTTCTGGGGCAGATGACCGGCAGGTGAAGCTATGGAGAATGAACG ACACCAAGGCTTGGGAAGTTGACACTTTGAGGGGGCACATGAATAACGTGTCCTGTGTGATGTTCCACGCAAAGCAAGACATCATCGTATCTAACTCAGAAGACAAAAGCATTCGCATTTGGGATGCCACTAAGAGAACTGGTATGCAGACATTTAGGCGGGAACATGACCGTTTCTGGATTCTTGCTGCTCACCCTGAAATGAACCTTCTTGCTGCTGGTCATGACAGTGGCATGATTGTGTTTAAATTAGAGAGGGAACGCCCAGCTTTCTGTGTGAGTGGCGACACCATGTTCTATGTGAAGGACCGGTTTCTCCGCTTCTTTGAATACTCCACCCAGAAGGAAGTTCAAGTGGCTCCAATAAGAAGACCTGGATCAGTCAGCTTAAACCAGTCACCCAGGACACTATCGTACAGTCCAACTGAAAATGCTGTCTTGATTTGCTCTGATGTTGACGGGGGCTCATATGAACTCTACATGGTTCCTAAGGATTCTGCTGGCAGGGCTGATTACTTGCAAGAGGCAAAGAAGGGAGCTGGTGGTTCTGCTGTTTTTGTGGCACGCAACAGGTTTGCAGTCCTTGAGAAGAGCAGCAATCATGTTTTGGTGAAGAATCTTAAGAATGAAATTGTGAAGAAAAGTCCCCTTCCAATTGCGACTGATGCAATTTATTATGCCGGGACCGGTAACTTGCTGTGCAAAGCTGAAGACCGGGTGACCATCTTTGATCTTCAGCAAAGGCTAGTCCTTGGTGAGCTCCAGACACCTGCTGTTAAATATGTTGTTTGGTCCAGTGATATGGAGTCTGTTGCACTGCTGAGCAAGCATGCGGTGGTTATAGCTAACAAGAAGCTTGTCCATCGCTGCACACTGCATGAAACCATCCGTGTGAAAAGTGGTGCCTGGGATGAGAATGGTGTGTTCATTTACACTACACTGAACCATATGAAGTACTGCCTTCCCAATGGGGATAGTGGGATCATAAAAACCCTTGATGTTCCTATTTACATAACGAGGGTTGTTGAGAACAACATTTCCTGCCTAGATCGTGATGGAAAGAACAAACTGATTACAGTTGACGTGTCAGAGTACATTTTCAAGCTCGCCCTTCTCCGAAAACGCTATGACCATGTTATGAGTATGATTAAGAACTCCCAGCTGTGTGGGCAGGCCATGATTTCTTATTTACAACAGAAAGGTTTTCCGGAAGTTGCTCTCCACTTTGTGAAAGATGAGAAGACTAGATTTAACCTAGCTCTTGAGAGTGGTAACATCCAAATTGCAGTTGCTTCTGCAAAGGAGATTGATGACAAGGATCACTGGTACAGGTTGGGAATTGAGGCCCTGAGGCAGGGAAATGTTGGTATTGTGGAATATGCATACCAAAGAACAAAGAGTTTTGAAAGACTTGCTTTTCTGTATCTTATTACTGGTTACTTAGACAAGGTGGGTTTCATGTGCAAAATTGCTGGGCAGAATAACAATTTGATGGGACAGTTCCACAATGCATTGTATCTTGGGGATGCTAAGAAACGAGTTGAGATCTTGGAAAATACTGGACAGCTACCTCTTGCTTATGTTACTGCTTCCACTCATGGACTCACTGAAATCGCCGAGAGGCTTGCTGCTGACTTAGGCGAAAATGTTCCTTCTCTACCTGAAGGAAAATCTCGCTCACTATTGATTCCCCCTGCACCTCTCACAGCCTGTGGTGATTGGCCATTGCTGAGGGTGATGCGCGGTATATTTGAGGGTGGACTGGATGCTACTGGAAAGGCTGAGTTTGAGGAAGATGATGAAGCTGCTGGTGCTGACTGGGGTGATGAAGACTTGGATATTGTTGATGCAAGTGAGGTGGTGGCAAATGGCGGTGATGGTTTTGATGTGGAGGAGGGTGAACCAAATGAGGAGGATGGTGAAGAAGGTGGTTGGGACCTGGAGGATCTGGAATTACCGCCTGAAACAGAGACTCCAAAAGCTGCTGGCAATGCTCGCTCTGCTGTCTTTGTTACTCCTGCACCAGGCATGCCTGTTAACCAAATTTGGACTCAGAAATCTTCTCTTGCTGGAGAGCATGCAGCAGCAGGGAACTTTGACACAGCAATGCGGTTGCTTAGCCGCCAGTTGGGCATCAAGAACTTTGCTCCCCTGAAGCCCTTGTTTCTTGATCTGCATATGGGCAGTCATTCATATCTGCGCGCACTTGCTGCTGCTCCCGTTATATCAGTTGCTGTTGAGAAAGGTTGGAGTGAATCTGCAAGTCCTAATGTGAGGGGACCTCCTGCACTTGTTTTCAGCTTCTCACAAATGGAAGACAGACTCAAGGCTGCCTACAAAGCCACTACCGAGGGGAAGTTCCCCGAAGCACTGAGGCAGTTCCTTAACATCTTACATACCATTCCTGTTATTGTGGTGGACTCACGGAGAGAAGTTGATGAAGTGAAAGAATTGATCGAGATAGTGAGGGAGTATGTTCTTGGTCTAAAGATGGAACTCAAGAGAAAGGAATTGAAAGATGATGTGACCCGTCAACAGGAGTTGGCGGCTTACTTCACTAACTGCAAGCTTCAGAGAGTTCACATGAGGCTTGTGCTTGCAAGTGCTATGGCTCTTTGCTTCAAGCAGAAGAACTATGCTACTGCAGCACACTTTGCGAGGATGCTTCTTGAGAATAGCCCTAGCGAGGTCCAAGCAAAGAAGGCTCGACAGGTTCTGCAAGCTTGCAAGGATATGGATGACACTCACCCACTGAACTACGACTTCAGAAATCCATTTGTTGTTTGTGGCGCTACATTTGTTCCTATCTATCGTGGCCAAAAGGATGTTTCCTGCCCATACTGTGGATCCCGGTTTGTTCCTTCTGTCGAAGGGCAGCTTTGTACCATATGCGAGCTTGCCACGGTCGGGGCAGATGCTTCAGGCCTCCTCTGCTCCCCTACACAGTTCAGATAA